ATGCCCATAACATCCCTTCCCCGTGCTTTTCCACCCCTCCTCCTCACATAGAagctgctcctgctgctgctgctgctgctgctgatcaCCACCGTGAtcaagaagaggaggaggaggaggaggaggaggaggaggaggatcgcgaagggggggagggggagagggaggaggaggtgtACAAGATCGCGGCGATGCAGCCGGTCGACATTGACCCCTCGACGATCAAGAAGCCGAGGCGGAGGAACGTCCGGATAAGCGACGACCCGCAGAGCGTCGCCGCGCGCCACCGCAGGGAGCGCATCAGCGAGAGGATCCGCATCCTCCAGCGCCTCGTCCCCGGCGGCACCAAGATGGACACGGCCTCCATGCTCGACGAGGCCATTCGCTACGTCAAGTTCCTGAAGCGCCAGGTGCAGGAGCTCCAATCCAACCCCccgccccctccgccgccgccgccgccaattGCGTCGGCCCCCCACCGCGCGACGTTCCTCGGAGCGGTCCCCCTCTCCGCGCCCGTAGATTGGGCCGTGCATGGcgcgtcgtcgtcctcgtcctcgtcgcatcaagggctagggtttggattCATTGCGCCGAAGCAACCATGGGATGCACTGAATTAGCTATAGCTATATATAGCACTACGATCTACAGGTAATTAATTGAGCAATGGAAACATTATCGTTTAATTGATTGTGAGCTCACAATATTGCGAAAAATAAGATCAAATGATGGGTCATGTAGCTAATTATAATTAACTAGATTACATATTATTAATGGTGGTGTATATAAATGGCATTAATTTTCATCATGATCATTTTACCTCACTGCATATATagcttgttgttgttgttgttagtgTATGATGTCATGATGTAACACAAGTTTGTTGCATTTTATTTGACTTGGAGGCCTATGGAATCATGATAACGGTTACAGTggcctttttaatttatatatataaattattccCCCTTGTTATTTTCTTGTCACAGGAGCCATGTGCACCTAAATTATACCACCATTTAGGGTTCAAACCATGTATACCGTAGAcataaatatactatatatatgggCCCTTTAAGTACAACTGGGATATATATATGTCGAGGAATTACATATAcacatttttatatatttatatatatatatatatatatatatatatggtatataaatatattattttcctaTATACAAATTGTGTGCACTTAAACCGACACACTTTATGCTTGTTTGTGGTTGTGACCGCGTGTTTAATTTAGAACATGCACATGCACACAAAATTATCTGTTAAGTGTAAATTTTGGGATTGATAGTTTGTAGTAAacattaatcttgttttatggTAGCACTAAAACTTAATCATTTAATTATCTACAAaacttattaattaatagtttataTATCGGCATATATTTTGTCGGAATTAAAGATGGAACTTATGTCGCCAATGAAGCATTAGCATTAAAAAGTGCATAATGACAT
This DNA window, taken from Ananas comosus cultivar F153 linkage group 5, ASM154086v1, whole genome shotgun sequence, encodes the following:
- the LOC109710358 gene encoding transcription factor HEC2-like, translating into MDNITTTNTNSSSSWDLEMSMGSHPFLLFDYHQPPFQLVHPSSEAILPLIHAHNIPSPCFSTPPPHIEAAPAAAAAAADHHREREEEVYKIAAMQPVDIDPSTIKKPRRRNVRISDDPQSVAARHRRERISERIRILQRLVPGGTKMDTASMLDEAIRYVKFLKRQVQELQSNPPPPPPPPPPIASAPHRATFLGAVPLSAPVDWAVHGASSSSSSSHQGLGFGFIAPKQPWDALN